From Caretta caretta isolate rCarCar2 chromosome 9, rCarCar1.hap1, whole genome shotgun sequence, one genomic window encodes:
- the RAB39B gene encoding ras-related protein Rab-39B, with protein MEAIWLYQFRLIVIGDSTVGKSCLIRRFTEGRFAQVSDPTVGVDFFSRLVEIEPGKRIKLQIWDTAGQERFRSITRAYYRNSVGGLLLFDITNRRSFQNVHEWLEETKVHVQPYQIVFVLVGHKCDLDTQRQVTRHEAEKLAAAYGMKYIETSARDAINVEKAFTDLTRDIYELVKRGEISIQEGWEGVKSGFVPNVVHSSEEVVKSDRRCLC; from the exons ATGGAAGCGATTTGGCTTTACCAGTTCCGCCTGATCGTGATCGGAGACTCCACTGTGGGCAAATCCTGCCTGATCCGCCGCTTCACCGAGGGGCGCTTCGCCCAGGTCTCGGACCCCACGGTGGGCGTGGATTTCTTCTCGCGGCTGGTGGAGATCGAGCCGGGGAAGAGGATCAAGCTGCAGATCTGGGACACGGCCGGGCAGGAGCGATTCAG ATCCATCACCAGAGCCTACTACAGAAACTCAGTAGGCGGGCTCCTCTTATTTGACATTACAAACCGCAGGTCCTTCCAGAACGTCCATGAGTGGCTCGAAGAGACAAAGGTGCACGTCCAGCCATACCAGATTGTCTTTGTTTTGGTAGGTCACAAATGCGACCTTGACACACAGCGGCAAGTCACTAGACACGAGGCTGAGAAACTAGCTGCTGCATACGGCATGAAGTACATTGAGACATCTGCTCGGGATGCCATTAACGTGGAGAAGGCCTTCACCGACCTGACTCGAGATATATATGAGCTtgttaaaaggggggaaatttcGATCCAGGAAGGCTGGGAAGGGGTAAAGAGTGGGTTTGTACCGAACGTAGTGCACTCTTCAGAAGAGGTGGTGAAATCAGATAGGAGATGCTTGTGCTAA